The Flammeovirgaceae bacterium genome contains a region encoding:
- a CDS encoding serine hydroxymethyltransferase — MKKDKLVFDLIEKEKERQQHGIELIASENFTSPQVMKAMGTVLTNKYAEGLPGKRYYGGCEVVDEIEQLAIDRAKELFNAEWANVQPHSGAQANAAVMLACLKPGDKILGFDLSHGGHLTHGSPVNFSGKLYQPSFYGVEENTGRIDFDRVIETAKREKPKLIICGASAYSRDWDYKKLREAADAVGALLLADIAHPAGLIARGLLNDPMEYCHIVTTTTHKTLRGPRGGMIMVGKNFDNPWGLKTPKGEIRKITSVLDSGVFPGTQGGPLEHVIAAKAVAFEEALSDDYLRYVVQVVKNAKAMADAFVKKGYKIISGGTDNHLMLIDLRSKNLTGKKAEEALIKADITINKNMVPFDTQSPMVTSGMRIGTPAVTTRGMNEKDMLKIVDLIDEVLKAPDDAANLNSVKKKVHTFTRKFPLYA; from the coding sequence ATGAAAAAAGATAAACTGGTCTTCGATCTCATTGAAAAAGAAAAAGAACGGCAGCAACATGGCATTGAGCTGATTGCCTCCGAAAATTTTACATCGCCCCAGGTTATGAAAGCCATGGGCACCGTGCTAACCAACAAATATGCCGAAGGGCTTCCGGGAAAACGCTATTATGGTGGCTGCGAGGTGGTCGATGAAATAGAACAACTCGCTATTGATCGCGCCAAAGAATTATTCAATGCCGAGTGGGCCAACGTGCAGCCACACTCAGGCGCACAGGCCAATGCTGCGGTAATGCTGGCTTGTTTGAAACCCGGTGATAAAATTCTTGGGTTTGATCTTTCTCATGGCGGTCACCTCACGCACGGCTCGCCAGTAAATTTTTCCGGTAAACTTTACCAGCCCTCGTTTTATGGGGTGGAAGAAAATACCGGCCGTATTGACTTTGATAGAGTGATTGAAACTGCCAAACGCGAAAAACCAAAGCTGATCATTTGTGGTGCATCGGCCTACAGCCGCGATTGGGACTATAAAAAATTGCGCGAAGCGGCCGATGCGGTGGGCGCTTTGCTGCTGGCCGATATTGCCCACCCGGCCGGATTAATTGCAAGAGGGTTACTCAATGATCCGATGGAGTACTGCCACATTGTAACTACCACCACACACAAAACCTTGCGCGGCCCGCGCGGAGGTATGATTATGGTAGGCAAAAACTTCGATAACCCGTGGGGCCTGAAAACACCTAAGGGAGAAATAAGAAAAATCACCTCCGTGCTCGATTCCGGAGTGTTTCCCGGCACACAAGGCGGCCCGCTTGAACATGTTATTGCTGCCAAAGCCGTTGCGTTTGAAGAGGCGTTGAGCGATGACTATTTGCGCTATGTTGTGCAGGTTGTAAAAAATGCAAAAGCCATGGCCGATGCGTTTGTAAAGAAGGGATACAAAATTATTTCAGGCGGAACGGATAATCACCTGATGCTGATTGATCTGCGTTCCAAAAACCTTACCGGTAAAAAAGCCGAAGAGGCGCTTATCAAAGCCGATATTACCATTAACAAAAACATGGTGCCCTTCGATACACAATCGCCTATGGTAACTTCAGGTATGCGTATTGGTACACCGGCCGTTACTACGCGTGGCATGAATGAGAAAGACATGCTTAAAATTGTTGACCTGATTGATGAAGTTCTGAAAGCGCCCGATGATGCCGCTAACCTTAATTCGGTTAAGAAAAAAGTTCACACCTTTACCCGCAAATTCCCTTTGTACGCTTAA
- the rpiB gene encoding ribose 5-phosphate isomerase B, producing the protein MTIAAGSDHAGFEHKELLKKWLEHKGHTVVDFGTSSPESADYPDYAHPVADAVENHQADFGLLICGSANGMAMTANKHQGIRAALCWNEEVAALARQHNNANIVCIPARFTTSAQAEGILEKFLSSSFEGGRHERRVGKISC; encoded by the coding sequence ATGACTATTGCAGCAGGAAGCGACCATGCAGGTTTTGAGCATAAAGAATTGCTTAAAAAGTGGCTGGAGCACAAAGGCCATACGGTGGTGGATTTTGGCACCAGCAGTCCCGAATCAGCCGATTACCCTGACTATGCACATCCGGTGGCCGATGCTGTGGAGAACCATCAGGCTGATTTTGGTTTGTTGATTTGCGGTAGCGCCAACGGCATGGCCATGACAGCCAACAAACACCAGGGCATACGGGCGGCATTATGCTGGAATGAGGAAGTGGCCGCGCTGGCCCGCCAACACAATAACGCAAACATTGTGTGTATACCCGCCCGCTTTACAACGTCCGCACAAGCGGAGGGAATTCTCGAAAAATTTTTATCGTCTTCGTTTGAAGGCGGCCGGCACGAACGCAGGGTAGGAAAAATCAGTTGCTGA
- the tatC gene encoding twin-arginine translocase subunit TatC: protein MSEEKEMTFLDHLEELRWHIIRSLFAVIIITIAAFIMAPWIFQHIIFAPARPDFIFYDWMCALGKLVGNEETLCVSEIPFKIQSRYMTGQFTMHITASLVIGLVAAFPYVAWEIWQFIKPGLMKKERTYSRGAVFFISVLFFMGVSFGYFIMSPLAVYFLSTYQISDMIVNEFDITSYVSTIVTLVFGSGLLFQLPIVVYFLSKIGILTPSFMRKYRKHAIVIILIVAAIVTPPDPFSQTMIGIPLFLLYEFSILISAYVVRQQEKEEKLNNQAT from the coding sequence ATGAGTGAAGAAAAAGAGATGACGTTTCTCGACCACCTGGAAGAACTCAGGTGGCACATCATCCGCTCGTTGTTTGCCGTGATTATTATTACCATTGCAGCCTTTATCATGGCCCCCTGGATTTTTCAGCACATCATCTTTGCGCCCGCACGGCCTGATTTTATTTTTTACGATTGGATGTGCGCTTTAGGAAAGTTGGTTGGTAATGAAGAAACCCTGTGCGTAAGCGAAATCCCGTTTAAAATTCAAAGCCGCTACATGACGGGCCAGTTCACCATGCATATTACCGCCTCGCTGGTAATCGGTTTGGTTGCGGCATTTCCGTATGTGGCCTGGGAAATTTGGCAATTTATTAAACCCGGCCTGATGAAAAAAGAACGAACCTATTCGCGCGGGGCCGTATTTTTTATTTCGGTGTTGTTCTTTATGGGCGTTTCTTTCGGGTATTTCATTATGAGTCCGCTGGCCGTATATTTTCTTTCTACCTACCAAATCAGCGACATGATTGTTAATGAGTTTGATATCACCTCGTATGTTTCAACTATTGTAACGCTGGTATTTGGCAGCGGCCTGCTCTTCCAGTTGCCCATTGTGGTTTACTTTTTGTCAAAAATCGGCATCCTTACGCCTTCCTTCATGCGCAAGTACCGCAAGCACGCCATTGTTATCATCCTGATAGTAGCGGCCATCGTAACCCCGCCCGATCCCTTTAGCCAAACGATGATCGGCATTCCGTTGTTCTTGCTCTATGAGTTCAGTATCTTGATATCGGCATACGTGGTTAGGCAGCAGGAAAAAGAAGAGAAATTAAACAACCAGGCAACATGA
- the rbfA gene encoding 30S ribosome-binding factor RbfA, protein MAGTTRQQKFAKLILKEISDIFQRDKRGILGNSFITIADVRVSPDLSVAKIYISMMLEKNKQGVLNKLNIHKSEIRKALGDRIRNQARIIPELIFILDEVEENAARIESLIKSLNIPPATE, encoded by the coding sequence ATGGCCGGCACCACCAGGCAACAGAAGTTTGCAAAACTGATTTTAAAGGAGATCAGCGATATTTTTCAACGCGATAAGCGGGGCATTTTGGGCAACTCGTTTATAACAATAGCCGATGTGCGGGTGAGCCCCGATTTAAGCGTGGCCAAAATCTATATCAGCATGATGCTGGAAAAAAACAAGCAGGGCGTGCTCAATAAATTGAATATACATAAGAGTGAAATCCGGAAGGCCCTTGGCGATCGCATCCGTAACCAGGCGCGAATTATTCCGGAATTGATTTTTATCCTGGATGAAGTAGAGGAGAATGCCGCCCGCATCGAATCGTTGATAAAGAGCCTGAATATACCGCCCGCAACCGAGTAG